The Drosophila innubila isolate TH190305 chromosome 3R unlocalized genomic scaffold, UK_Dinn_1.0 2_E_3R, whole genome shotgun sequence genome has a segment encoding these proteins:
- the LOC117790165 gene encoding uncharacterized protein LOC117790165 — translation MNIYVLFSLLLFLAPGGCPIYSIDLSTLEVPNDFQNELTLQSMLSSELHQYRNRLNSNSKINELSAAQHFEQAHPPTASPDELDSDLETETEAEHPSSKVYRSASDEASFLGTNLFGNYPKKCFSAEDIALMSARKDFEILIPKSYPQCLVHDGIVYTLMKYFNSVNQVIKRVSDLESRRLLQRAFYDALGGYLRFYLLPVAQVSYYAGRLKLCTVERLVALYRQCQLVLNTNGNGWRTPVADVLSQLKSVHIKPIKLNEDRGSEDDASSCALLDQSCLNEDAQKEQMIVPLPHLESEDSNGFLSNIFLPFKHRRIYNLRSPDASFILVKFFKTLINCYRFQGISPKTYNRKLRNWIRESLQLHYRDESFYPGLGGVLQIYEALDCSSKSSEQSEENEEPVIGEDDCKDYQSSLDDDNKVTENDSKRNNNRTERLHKSKKDKDAANSRKESRSPRQKLGPRDASDHKDGEEVKKNLNDRNEEECVDCNDESYVAYIAAILGLLLLLLLLTICCCLQRRKKKSINNVLKEQPKPKHKEKPHEKSSDKHIEDVEAPPPNPKSDDANQSCWSNLFRSRKKKPKKDRKKLDEVDNTNQPTPGMGLIGSQQDDPYPYPMKLANLEKFISRKKALASTTEHNYEQESMTSTSSLGYQFHRKFIPLKMSREKRDEYYAKTEKKRSKSANKQSSCVYKKERERDRYREERHQKPQTISEEELPEKREAAVKPVKEDDGIRQLYSHSKHKRQEGGRTSVSHEREVEPCESDLSSKSDYSKSISSPASRKESSHDNDHESQDRQTPAKQQRTTEMSTSNPSSSIVSNISESQPNSAEAVSMPLSSPVQSRATCQSSMYAASWETFEEDSK, via the exons ATGAACATTTATGTGCTGttctcgttgctgttgtttctggCGCCCGGCGGTTGTCCCATCTATAGCATCGATCTGTCAACACTGGAGGTACCCAATGACTTTCAAAATGAGCTGACGCTCCAATCAATGCTGTCGTCCGAGTTGCATCAGTATAGGAATCGACTGAACTCGAATTCGAAAATCAATGAATTGTCGGCCGCCCAGCATTTCGAGCAAGCGCATCCCCCCA CTGCCTCGCCGGATGAACTGGATTCGGACctggagacagagacagaggccgAACATCCGTCGAGTAAGGTCTATCGTAGCGCCAGCGATGAGGCCTCATTTCTGGGCACAAATCTGTTTGGAAACTATCCCAAGAAATGCTTTTCCGCGGAAGACATTGCCCTAATGTCGGCACGCAAGGATTTTGAGATTCTCATACCCAAATCCTATCCACAGTGTCTGGTCCACGACGGCATTGTCTACACCTTGATGAAGTATTTCAACAGCGTCAATCAGGTAATAAAGCGGGTGTCCGACCTGGAATCGAGACGCCTGCTCCAACGGGCTTTCTACGATGCCTTGGGAGGCTATCTGCGCTTCTACCTGCTGCCCGTGGCGCAGGTGTCCTACTACGCTGGACGCCTGAAGCTGTGCACGGTGGAGCGTCTGGTGGCGCTCTATCGTCAGTGTCAACTGGTGCTCAACACAAATGGCAATGGCTGGAGGACACCTGTCGCCGACGTGCTCAGCCAGCTGAAGAGCGTGCATATTAAACCCATTAAGCTGAACGAGGATCGCGGCAGTGAGGACGATGCGTCCAGCTGTGCATTGCTGGATCAGAGTTGCCTCAACGAGGATGCACAGAAGGAGCAGATGATAGTGCCCCTGCCGCATCTAGAGTCTGAGGATAGCAACGGGTTTCTTAGCAACATCTTTCTGCCCTTTAAGCATCGACGTATCTACAACCTGCGCTCTCCCGATGCCTCATTTATCCTGGTCAAGTTCTTCAAGACACTGATCAACTGCTATCGGTTTCAGGGTATCAGTCCGAAGACTTACAATCGGAAACTGCGCAACTGGATTCGTGAAAGTCTCCAATTGCATTATCGGGATGAGTCCTTTTATCCAGGTCTGGGCGGTGTACTGCAAATCTACGAGGCTCTTGACTGCTCTTCAAAGTCATCGGAGCAATCAGAAGAGAACGAGGAGCCAGTTATTGGTGAAGATGACTGCAAGGACTATCAAAGTTCCCTCGATGATGACAACAAAGTAACCGAGAACGACAGCAAGcggaacaacaacagaacTGAGCGACTTCATAAAAGCAAAAAGGATAAAGACGCTGCGAATTCCCGCAAAGAGAGCCGATCTCCTCGACAAAAGCTCGGTCCACGCGATGCCTCCGACCACAAGGATGGCGAAGAGGTGAAGAAGAATCTGAATGATCGCAACGAAGAGGAGTGCGTGGATTGCAACGATGAGAGCTACGTGGCCTACATTGCCGCAATCTTGGGTCTGCTCCTGTTGCTTCTGCTCTTGACTATCTGTTGTTGCTTGCAAAGACGTAAGAAAAAGAGTATTAACAACGTATTAAAGGAGCAGCCGAAACCAAAACACAAAGAGAAACCACACGAGAAATCATCGGATAAACATATCGAAGATGTAGAGGCACCTCCGCCCAATCCCAAATCCGATGACGCCAATCAAAGTTGTTGGAGCAATCTTTTCCGTAGTCGCAAGAAAAAACCGAAGAAAGACCGGAAGAAGCTTGACGAAGTAGATAATACGAATCAACCGACTCCAGGCATGGGATTAATAGGCAGTCAACAAGACGATCCGTATCCCTACCCCATGAAATTGGCCAATTTGGAAAAGTTTATTTCCCGCAAAAAAG CCTTAGCCTCAACCACAGAGCATAATTATGAACAGGAGTCTATGACATCGACTTCATCGCTGGGCTATCAATTCCACAGAAAGTTTATACCCCTCAAAATGAGTCGAGAGAAACGAGACGAATATTACGCCAAAACGGAGAAAAAGCGTTCCAAATCGGCTAATAAACAGTCAAGCTGTGTTTATAAGAAAGAACGAGAGCGTGATCGGTATAGGGAGGAAAGACATCAGAAACCACAGACTATATCTGAAGAAGAATTGCCGGAGAAGAGGGAGGCTGCTGTGAAACCTGTTAAAGAGGACGACGGTATTCGACAACTTTATAGCCATAGTAAACATAAAAGACAGGAGGGTGGTCGGACCAGTGTCAGTCACGAAAGAGAG GTTGAACCTTGTGAAAGTGATTTAAGTAGCAAAAGCGATTACTCCAAAAGCATTAGTAGCCCAGCTAGCAGGAAGGAGTCTTCGCACGACAACGACCATGAAAGTCAGGACCGACAGACTCCCGCCAAGCAACAGAGGACAACTGAAATGAGTA CGTCTAATCCCAGCAGTTCGATAGTATCAAACATTTCCGAGTCGCAACCCAACAGCGCAGAAGCTGTATCAATGCCCCTATCCTCACCAGTTCAGTCAAGAGCTACCTGTCAG TCGTCTATGTATGCGGCCAGCTGGGAAACATTTGAAGAAGACAGCAAGTGA